GCAATCCTCCCACGCCGTTCAAATACCGAGGAAATCAGGGATTGGTTATCGGATAGCCTCTGAGTCGCGATCAGCGACCACCACGGGCGGCAAGACGCCCGGCGGATCGGCAGGAAGCTCAGGTGGGACGAGCGGACGGCGGAATGGATCGAGTCATCAGGGCTCGAGTTCGTCCGGCTCGGGTCGTCGGCGCCGCCGCGACGTTCGACCAGGATCGGATCGCGGCCGAGTTTCTCCGCCCCCCCGGCCGGCCGCCGGCCTCGGCGCGAACCCGCCGCGGAGGCGGCGCGTCCGGAAAGGCCGTGTTGCCGGCCGGCGATCCCGGGGCTAGAATGGAGGCGCACGGTCGATCGTAGTTCTTGCGTATCGCACGCGTTGCCACCTCTCCTTTCCACACGCGAAGGAGCCCGACGATGTCTCCATCCACCCGCCCTATTGACTCGTCGGGCCCGATTTCTCCGTTCGAACCTGCAACGGACCGCCCCTGAGCCGAGCGACGCCCTCGCGCGTCTCGACCCCGGGCGGATGATCGTGCGGATCGCCGCGCCTTTCGCGGAAGCTCCGTTCGAAAATCGGGCCGTCTCCCCTTCGTCCCGCCGCGCGTCGAATCGCGCCGGCGGCCGGCGTCGCTTTTCCTTGCGCGGCGTCGGGCTGAGCCAAGGGATTCTTTACGCGTAGCCGCTTGCTTAATGATGAGGAACGAGGACGATCATGGGACGTCATTTCCCCCTGCGCCGGAGTGAGGATTGGATCCCGGGCGAGGCGATCGACCGCGAAGGCTCGCGGCTCCCGGGGGCGCGGCGACGCCGCGCCGGCCGGGGCGGCGGGCCCTCGGAGCCGACGAGCCGCAAGGCGATGCAGCTCTGCCACCAGGTGGCGGTGACGCTGAGCGAGGTCCTCGCCGATTGCGGCGATCCGCTGCTCCAGAGCCTCCGGGTCCTGAACGTCGAGCCCGCGCCCGACGCCTCGCGGCTCACCGTCGCCCTGGCGTGCGACGACGCCGGGGCCTTCGGCCGCGTCGAGGACCACCTGTCGCGGGCCTCGGGCCACCTCCGCGGCGAGATCGCCCAGGCGATCACCCGCAAGCGCGCGCCGGTGCTGATCTATCACATCGCCCCGGTCGAGATCGAGGCCTGAAAACGGTCGAGGCCGCCGCGCCTTTCGGCGCGGCGGCCTGAATCTCGCGACGAATCCCGGACGCGTCGGGCGTCAGCCCACGACGACCCGGCCCGGCTGGTCGACGGCCACGGCTTCCTCGATGGCCACCTCGCGGTCGAGGAACGCGCGGATGGTGCCCGCATTGGTGCGGAGGTGTTCGGTCACGCGCGAGACGGTGTAGACCGAGCGGCCCTCGGCGAGGGCCAGCGGCAGCAGGATCTGGTCGGCCGAGTGGGGGTCGACCGCGGCGTCGGGGACGCCGAGGAAATCCAGCAGCTCGTCGACGGCCTCGTCGGCGACCAGCTCCGCGGGCTTGCCGCGCTCGCCGACGGCGACGAACGTCGCGGGGGCGGAGCCGGCGTGCTCGGCCGTCAAACTGATCGCCGCTCCCTGGCCGGGGCTGGGCCACGTCGCGGTCTCGATCTCCAGGTCGACGTTCCAGCCCTCCTCGGCGAGGCGGGTCAGGGCCCGGTCGCGCAGGCGTCGGGCGACGTCCTCGCGGAGGTTGGCGGTCCCGGCGACGCCGCGGATCCGCAGCAGGTCGCCGCGGGTCGTGCGGACCCAGGGCTTGGGCGTACCGGGCTCGATCCAGGCCTCGAGGCGGCCGCCGCCGCGGGGGTAGAAGCCGGCCGCGGGCGTCGCCAGGGCGACGGCCAGGCCCATGTGCGTCAGGTGCGCCCGCCAGGTCTGCTCGAGGAAGGGGTAAGGCGGGGCCTTGGGGTTGAACGTCCCGCCGGTCAGGACCACGCGGGCGGCGGTCTCGGCGCGCATGGCCAGCGGCAGGTGCAGGGTCTGGAGCACCAGGCCGGTCGAGCCGGCGGTGCCGATGTCGATCGTCAGGTCGCGGGGATCGACCGCGCCGGGGCGGAAGACGACGTCGCGCGAGCCGACCTCGGTGCCGAGGACCTCGGCGCGGCCGAGCAGGGCGGCGGCCTCGACGGCCATCTTGTGCTGCGGACGCAGGCCCGGCTTGTCGCGGCCGGCGCGGAGCTTCACGATCCGGAACGGCTTGCCGGTCAGCAGCGAAAGCGACAGGGCCGTGCGGAGGATCTGCCCGCCCCCCTCGCCGCGCGAGCCGTCGAGGACGACGAGTGATTCCGACGGGGGCTGGGGAGACGACACGGCGCGCGATTCCCTGGAGATCCGGGGGCTGGGGGGAGAGGCCCACGACGGCCGCAACGGTCCCGAGGCCGCCTGATGCGCCGCATGGCTGGTCCAGCGCTTCCGACACGCCCCGGCGGGGTTCGGTTCGATCTCCGTCGAGGGGCGCTCCCGCCGGTCCCCGGGTCCGATGTCGCCTTCCATGGTCGCGCTCCTTCGATGCGGGGTCAACGGGACGCCGACCCCGGCGGCCGGATCCGGTGCTTCACGCTCTTGCGGGTCGTCCTAGCCGGCGACCTCGTCCTTGGCCGGGGTGGGCCGGGGGCCGGCGTCGCGGCCGGCGGCCGACTTCGCGGGCTTCTCGTCGATCACGCCGCGCTGGTTGCGCTCGGCCCAGATCAGCACCAGCCGCTGGCTGCGCTGGTCGGGATGCTCGCCCGCCGCGGTGAACAGGAAGGCGCCGAGGCTCCGCTCCTGGTCGGGGAGGCAGCCCAGCACGACGGCCTGCGTCGGCTCGACGACGAGGGTGGTGGTCAGGTCGCGGAGGGCGTCCTGCTGCTGGCCGTCGGCGATCTTGAACTCCTGCAGCGCGTACGGCGTGGGCTGCTGGAGGGGCTGGTACGATCGCTGCACGGGCCCGTGGTGGATCTCGGGCGTGAACCGCAGCGAGACCGCGTCGGACTCGTGGTGCTCGGGCGTGACGCGGTAGAAGCCGCTGGCCATGGCGTAGTCGCGGCCGGTGACGTGGCGGTCGAGGTTCAGCAGCAGGCTCGCCTCGTCGACCCCGTCGCTGAGCGTGAGCAGCTCCTGAGTCCCCTCGGGGACGAGGAACGTGACCGGCTCGACCTTGTTCGGCGGCGGCGCGTTCATCAGCGCCTCCAGCTCGCGGGGGAGGTCGCCGGTGATCCGGCCCATGCGGATGCCGTTGGCCTGCAGCGCCAGCCGTTCCTCGGGGGCGACGGCCTGCTCGTCGACGGCCCTCCAGGCGGCCTCGTTGACGAGCGGGTCGCGGAAGGGGCGGGTGAGGACCGCCATGCGGAGCGCGCACTTCTTGGGCTCGATGACCTCGCCCTGGCGGCGGCCGATCCGGTCCAGAAGGTTGTCGGGGCGGATCTGGTCCTTGTGCGGGTTGCAGCCCCAGACGCCGGCCGCCCCCGCGGCCAGAAGGCCGAGAACGGCCCGCCGCGACGCGACGGCCGAAAACCCCCATTTCGCACGCATGGGGCGGAATCCTTTCCGCATGGCTGACCCTTCCTCCGACCGCATCTTCCCCGCCGACGGGGGCGAGTCTAGGAAGAGTCGACGACGCCGTCAATTGCAGTCGCCCGCGCCGGGGCCCGGCGTCCACCTCCTGTTCACTTGATCCGGTTGAGATCCGGCCGGTGGGCGGGTATACCTGTGTCGACGGCCGGGCCCGGTCCGGCCGCCTCCGATCCACGACGCCGTGCTTCAGGATGAACCCCAGGGGTCGCGCGACCAGGTCATGAACCGACACGGAAGGTCCCTACGTTGACGCCCCTCCTCGCGATCCTGTCGTCGCCGGCGGGACACGACGCCGTGGCACGGCCGCTGGGGGTCGCGATCGGCGCGGGCTGCCTGGCGTCGGCGCTGCTGCTGGGGCGCGAATTGCTCCGGGGGGCCGACGAGTCGCCCCGCCGGTTCTCGCGCGGGATCGTCCGGGGGCTGGCCGCGTTCGCGGCCCTGGCCGGCGCGGGGGCCCTCGCGACGGCCCTCGGCCTCGACGTGCGGGACGGCCTGCGGCTGACGCTCGGCGCGGGCCAGGCCGTCGCGGCCTGGGCCGTCGCCGGCGGCCTGGCGGCCCGCGCCTGGCGGGCCCGGGGCGGCTCGGCCCCGGCGGCGGGCGCGGCCGGGGCGGGTACGGCGAGTCCCGCCGCGGATCTGGAGTCCCTGCAAGAGGCCCTCGACCGCGCCCGGCGCGACGCGCGATGGCTCCAGCTCTTCGCCAGCCGGACCGAAGAGGGGATGATCGTCACCGACGCCCGCCGGCGGATCGAGTGGGTCAACGAGGGCTTCACCCGGATCACCGGCTACGAGCCCGCCGAGGTCGTCGGCCGGATCCCCGGCGCGCTCCTCCAGGGGCCCGGGTCCGACCCCTCCGTCCGGGCCTTCATGGGCCAGCGCCTGCGCGCCGAGAAGCCGGTCCGGGCCGAGATCCTCAACTACGCCAAGAGCGGCCGGCCGTACTGGGCGGCGATGGAGATCCAGCCCCTCTTCGACGCCGAAGGCCGGCTCGTCAACTTCCTCTCCGTCCAGACCGACGTCACCGAGCGGAAGCGGGCCGAACGCCGGCTCGAGGCCGAATACGCCGTGATGCGGATCCTCGGCGACTGCACCCGGCTGGACGAGGCGTCGCCCCACCTGCTGGCGACAATCGGCCGGACGCTCGACTTCGACGTCGTCGCGTTCTGGACGTGGGACCGCCAGGCCCGCGCGCCCAAGCCGGCCGGCCGGCCCTGGATCTCGGCGCGGCTCGAGGCCGTCGGCGCCGGCGAGGCCCAGGCCGCGGCCCTCGCCGCCTCGCTCGTGGGCCCGATGGAGCGGGTGTGGACCAGCGGGGCCCCCGCCTGGGTCTCCGAGATCGCCCCCGACCGTCCCGACGAGGCCGAGGCCGCCGCCCCGCGGGCCCGCCTCGCCCTCCGCAGCGCCGTCATCGTCCCCGTGGCCGACTCGGAGAAGAGCGCGTTGATCGGCGTGCTGGTCCTGTTCAGCCGCGAGCCGCTCGCCCGCGACGAGCCCCTGCTGCAGGTCCTGACGACGCTCGGCCGCCAGATCGGGATGTTCGCCGAGCGCCGCAAGGCCGTGCGCGAGCAGGTCGAGATCAACGCCCGGCTCAACGCCATGCTCGACGCCTCCACCCAGTCGTCGATCCTGGCGGTCGACCCCGGCGGCGTGATCACGATCTTCAACACCGGCGCCGAGCGGATGCTGGGCTACGCGGCCGGCGAGATGGTCGGCCGGTCGACGCCCCTGATCCTCCACGACCCGGCCGAGGTCGCCGGCCGCGCCGCCGAGCTGGCGGCCGAGTCGGGCCGGCCCGTCCAGGGCTTCGAGGCCCTCGTCGCCCGCGCCCGCCGCGACGGCCACGACGTCCGCGAGTGGACCTACATCCGCAAGAACGGCGAGCGGATCGCGGTCCTGCTGGCCGTCACCGCCGTCCGCGACCCCGAGGGGAGCCTCCGCGGCTTCCTGACGATCGCCACCGACCTCAGCCAGCGGCAGGCCGCCGAGCGTCAGGTCCGCTCCAGCGAGGCCCGGCTCCGCCGGCTGGTCGAGGCCAACATCTTCGGCGTGGCCTTCGGCGAGATGACCGGGGCCCTGACCGACGCCAACGACGGCTTCCTCGACATGCTCGGCTACTCGCGCGACGACCTGATCGACGGCGGGGTCCACTGGCTCAACCTCGTCGCCGACACGTCCACCCGCTGGGTCCGCCGCTGCCGCGTCCAGCTCGCCAAGCACGGCAGCTGCCCCCCGTTCGAGATCGTCGTCCGCCGCAAGGACGGCCGCACGCTGCCGATCCTGCTGGGGCTCGCCCGGCTCGACGAGGCGCGGACCGACGCCCGCGCCCCGATCGTCGCGTTCTG
The DNA window shown above is from Paludisphaera mucosa and carries:
- the rtcA gene encoding RNA 3'-terminal phosphate cyclase is translated as MSSPQPPSESLVVLDGSRGEGGGQILRTALSLSLLTGKPFRIVKLRAGRDKPGLRPQHKMAVEAAALLGRAEVLGTEVGSRDVVFRPGAVDPRDLTIDIGTAGSTGLVLQTLHLPLAMRAETAARVVLTGGTFNPKAPPYPFLEQTWRAHLTHMGLAVALATPAAGFYPRGGGRLEAWIEPGTPKPWVRTTRGDLLRIRGVAGTANLREDVARRLRDRALTRLAEEGWNVDLEIETATWPSPGQGAAISLTAEHAGSAPATFVAVGERGKPAELVADEAVDELLDFLGVPDAAVDPHSADQILLPLALAEGRSVYTVSRVTEHLRTNAGTIRAFLDREVAIEEAVAVDQPGRVVVG
- a CDS encoding PAS domain S-box protein; protein product: MTPLLAILSSPAGHDAVARPLGVAIGAGCLASALLLGRELLRGADESPRRFSRGIVRGLAAFAALAGAGALATALGLDVRDGLRLTLGAGQAVAAWAVAGGLAARAWRARGGSAPAAGAAGAGTASPAADLESLQEALDRARRDARWLQLFASRTEEGMIVTDARRRIEWVNEGFTRITGYEPAEVVGRIPGALLQGPGSDPSVRAFMGQRLRAEKPVRAEILNYAKSGRPYWAAMEIQPLFDAEGRLVNFLSVQTDVTERKRAERRLEAEYAVMRILGDCTRLDEASPHLLATIGRTLDFDVVAFWTWDRQARAPKPAGRPWISARLEAVGAGEAQAAALAASLVGPMERVWTSGAPAWVSEIAPDRPDEAEAAAPRARLALRSAVIVPVADSEKSALIGVLVLFSREPLARDEPLLQVLTTLGRQIGMFAERRKAVREQVEINARLNAMLDASTQSSILAVDPGGVITIFNTGAERMLGYAAGEMVGRSTPLILHDPAEVAGRAAELAAESGRPVQGFEALVARARRDGHDVREWTYIRKNGERIAVLLAVTAVRDPEGSLRGFLTIATDLSQRQAAERQVRSSEARLRRLVEANIFGVAFGEMTGALTDANDGFLDMLGYSRDDLIDGGVHWLNLVADTSTRWVRRCRVQLAKHGSCPPFEIVVRRKDGRTLPILLGLARLDEARTDARAPIVAFCLDLTERKALEDELRRHAADLAEADHRKNQFIAMLGHELRNPLAPIRNAVRILKQRGGDDPDLAWASDVIERQVGQLSHLVGDLLEIARVNRGKIRLQLSPTDVAAVVSAAVETSRPEIDAHRHRLTIAIPPAKTLVMADPIRMAQVLSNLLHNAAKYTDDGGTIRLSASVEGDRAVFRVRDDGIGIPAPMLDRVFDVFTQVDRTLDRSEGGLGLGLTLVRSLVEMHEGTVEARSEGLGLGSEFIVRLPIWMGQPAAEPDDAGDAADVAGPPAPATASTSPRRILVVDDNIGSAQSLAMILQYEGHEVQVAHDGPTALQIICSRAFDVVFMDIGLPGMDGYEVARNLRARAELAALPLVAVTGYAEDEARRLSHEVGFDHHLVKPVDPDAILAVVASLEWAEDAPADAVPGSLRNSASFAGEAE
- a CDS encoding ribosome-binding factor A gives rise to the protein MGRHFPLRRSEDWIPGEAIDREGSRLPGARRRRAGRGGGPSEPTSRKAMQLCHQVAVTLSEVLADCGDPLLQSLRVLNVEPAPDASRLTVALACDDAGAFGRVEDHLSRASGHLRGEIAQAITRKRAPVLIYHIAPVEIEA